A region from the Benincasa hispida cultivar B227 chromosome 10, ASM972705v1, whole genome shotgun sequence genome encodes:
- the LOC120087639 gene encoding cation/H(+) antiporter 15 yields MDAESSISNGTDDTIVCYAPTMITTNGVWQGDNPLDYSLPLFILQLTMVVVLTRTLVFLLKPFRQPRVISEILGGVILGPSVLGRSAKFANTVFPLRSVMVLETMANVGLLYFLFLVGVEMDLSVIRRTGKKAMAIAVAGMILPFGIGAAFSFQLHKVDQKLNSSTYIMFLGIALSVTAFPVLARILAELKLINSELGRMAMASALFNDMCAWVLLALAIALSENDSSSLASLWVVLSSAGFVLFCIFIIRPMISWMIRKTPEGESISEFYICLILTGVMISGFVTDAIGTHSVFGAFVFGLVIPNGSLGVALIEKLEDFVSGLLLPLFFAISGLKTNVASIEGLISWVSILFITLLAFIGKIIGTLLASICYQMSYREGVTLGLLMNTKGLVEMIILNVGKDQKVLDDQTFTVMVIVALIMTGIITPVVTVIYRPTRRFLPYKKRTIQASKPDSEFRVLVCIHTPRNVPTIINLLDASHPTKRSPICIYVLHLVELTGRASAMLIVHNTRKSGRPALNRTQAQSDHIINAFENYEQHVDCVSVQPLTAISPYSTMHEDICNLAEDKRVAFIIIPFHKQQTVDGGMEATNPAFRLVNQNVLANAPCSVGILVDRGFNGSNRVTSNKATHYNIILLFFGGQDDREALSYAWRMSEHPGVHLTVMRFIAAQEITEPNPEENASRVSTMETEMNRERKLDEDYINEFRTKNPNSESINYTEKVLNNGEETVAAIRSMDDAHDLFIVGRGESHVSPLTAGLTDWSECPELGAIGDLLASSDFAATTSVLVVQQFGAAMAADHVEEEEGSPRNQDPSDPYHSLRSMNLRQHTPSRTQIIYDT; encoded by the exons ATGGATGCAGAATCTTCGATATCCAATGGCACAGATGATACAATCGTCTGCTATGCGCCGACAATGATCACTACAAATGGGGTGTGGCAAGGTGACAATCCTCTGGATTATTCTCTCCCCCTCTTCATCTTGCAGTTAACAATGGTGGTTGTGTTGACTCGCACCTTGGTTTTCCTCTTAAAACCCTTTCGTCAACCTCGAGTCATCTCCGAAATTTTG GGTGGGGTGATTTTGGGACCTTCGGTACTAGGGAGGAGTGCTAAATTTGCCAACACGGTATTTCCTTTAAGAAGTGTAATGGTGCTTGAAACAATGGCCAATGTGGGCCTTCTATACTTTCTGTTCTTGGTTGGTGTGGAGATGGATCTCTCAGTGATTCGTCGAACTGGGAAGAAGGCAATGGCAATAGCTGTAGCAGGAATGATTCTTCCGTTCGGAATAGGAGCTGCCTTTTCATTCCAATTGCACAAAGTGGATCAGAAATTGAACTCCAGCACTTACATTATGTTTCTTGGTATTGCGCTCTCCGTGACAGCTTTCCCAGTGCTAGCTAGAATTCTTGCAGAGCTTAAACTGATAAATTCAGAGCTTGGAAGGATGGCTATGGCATCTGCACTTTTCAATGATATGTGTGCTTGGGTTCTCTTAGCTTTAGCCATAGCCTTATCTGAGAATGATTCCTCGTCTTTAGCTTCTTTATGGGTTGTATTGTCAAGTGCAGgctttgttttgttttgcaTCTTTATCATTAGACCGATGATCTCGTGGATGATCCGAAAAACTCCAGAAGGGGAAAGTATCAGTGAGTTCTACATATGTTTGATTCTCACAGGGGTTATGATCTCAGGATTTGTTACAGATGCCATAGGAACACACTCCGTTTTTGGGGCTTTTGTGTTTGGATTAGTCATCCCAAATGGTTCACTTGGGGTGGCTTTAATTGAGAAACTTGAGGATTTTGTTTCAGGGCTTTTGCTCCCTCTATTCTTTGCAATAAGTGGGCTCAAGACAAATGTAGCCAGCATAGAAGGATTAATCTCTTGGGTATCTATTCTATTTATCACTCTCCTTGCCTTTATTGGCAAAATCATTGGAACTCTTCTTGCCTCCATTTGTTATCAAATGTCCTATCGCGAAGGCGTTACGTTAGGCTTGCTTATGAACACCAAGGGCCTTGTTGAAATGATCATCCTCAATGTTGGAAAGGACCAAAAG GTGTTAGATGATCAAACATTCACAGTTATGGTGATTGTAGCCCTCATTATGACTGGGATAATAACACCTGTAGTTACTGTAATCTATAGGCCAACAAGAAGGTTTCTACCATATAAGAAACGAACAATCCAAGCATCTAAACCAGATTCAGAGTTCAGAGTATTAGTTTGTATACACACACCTCGAAATGTGCCAACAATCATCAACCTCCTTGATGCTTCCCATCCAACCAAAAGATCCCCAATTTGCATTTACGTGCTACACTTGGTCGAACTCACAGGTCGAGCCTCCGCCATGCTGATTGTCCACAACACCAGAAAATCAGGCCGCCCTGCATTAAATCGAACCCAAGCTCAATCAGATCACATAATCAATGCATTCGAGAACTACGAACAACATGTTGATTGCGTCTCTGTTCAACCCCTCACAGCCATTTCCCCCTACTCCACAATGCACGAAGACATCTGCAATTTAGCCGAAGATAAACGGGTTGCCTTCATAATCATCCCATTCCACAAGCAACAAACAGTGGATGGAGGAATGGAAGCCACAAATCCCGCATTCAGATTGGTAAATCAAAATGTGTTAGCCAATGCTCCTTGCTCCGTCGGAATCCTAGTCGATCGAGGCTTTAACGGCTCGAATCGAGTCACATCAAACAAGGCAACTCATTATAATATAATCCTGTTGTTCTTTGGTGGACAAGACGATAGAGAAGCTCTATCATACGCATGGAGAATGTCAGAACATCCGGGAGTGCACTTAACCGTAATGCGATTCATCGCTGCACAAGAAATAACTGAACCAAACCCAGAAGAAAACGCATCAAGAGTTTCAACAATGGAAACGGAAATGAACAGAGAGAGGAAACTCGACGAAGATTACATAAATGAATTTAGAACAAAAAACCCAAATAGTGAGTCAATTAATTACACAGAGAAAGTGTTGAACAACGGCGAGGAGACAGTGGCGGCCATAAGATCAATGGACGATGCTCACGACTTGTTCATCGTTGGCAGAGGTGAATCTCACGTATCACCTCTCACTGCCGGACTCACAGACTGGAGTGAATGTCCAGAACTCGGAGCAATCGGCGATTTGTTAGCCTCATCGGATTTTGCAGCAACGACTTCGGTTTTGGTAGTGCAGCAGTTCGGAGCAGCAATGGCGGCGGACcatgtagaagaagaagaaggatcaCCACGTAACCAAGATCCAAGTGATCCCTACCATAGCTTGAGATCCATGAATTTGAGGCAACATACTCCATCGAGAACTCAAATAATTTATGATACATGA